TATTAACCTTtgaggtttagaatttgaaagTTTTTTATTTAGGTGTAAGAAAATTTTGAATAACAAGCACAATATATAATGATTGATATGCATGAGTAAAATGTGTCAACTTATGCCGAAAAGTACTCCTAAAATTATACTCTGTGCAAAGTATATGTGACTATTAATTCAGGACGTACATATGGTTCGCCTTTAAtacattactaaaataattatattcgGAACTAGTGTTTGAATTTATGAATGTTGATTCCAGTTTCCAGGTACATGTCATGGCCTTAACATGTGATCCATATATTCCTCAATAATTAATCAGCTAGCTAGATTCTGAGGTTGATGACCAGATACATACGATTTTTCTCTTTCAACTTACGGTTTAgcttatttttttcatttttctacACCTCACATGTTGTTCAAAAGCAGAAATGGCAACTCCATCCCCAGCCGGACTTAAGGCAATATAATGCACCGGAAGCTGATTTTATGCACGGTTGTTTAACAAGTCGCACTGAACTGCAACATAACATCAACTGCAAAGTATATGAGCTGAGCCAGAGGTATGTACTTATGAACTAAATCACTAATGATCTGAATTATAGTGCATTAATTAGCATGTTTAATTAACAACGTAACTGTTCAAGTTTGCCTTAATTAGGGTTTTTTGCTTTGAGTTTTAATCTTTCCTAGTCTGGTACTGGTACTGGTACTGGTAGTCTGGTACTGGTACTGGTACTGGTTGTCTCAAGGCAGTTGCTGTTGTTGGTAGTTAAGAGTCCAAGGGTTTGGTTTTTCCCGGATCAATTTCTTCCTTTCCGAAAGGAAGGGAGGTCGATCACTAGGTCAGAGACGCGCCACCCCACCTTAGGGCATAGGGCTTAATTTCTTGCAAAAACCATTCTGCCAAGTTCTTGTGCTTTTATTTGTTTTCTTAATAAAATCTTTCttcatctatacctagtctatacctagtatttaaaaaggaaaaccacatttgattagatgacacgtgtcacaacatttgattagatgacacgtgtcatccatTCTTTTCTCCATCCATTTGGTTTTTTATTCTactttttctttgttgtttgatatattatacaATTCCAACCGCTTCtttcacttcatcttcctcTTACAACATCAATTTACCAATCTATTCATTCACCATCTTCCACTCCATCTTCCcgattaacactcaatattaatacactatttaactttcaaaatttacctctatttaaatcatatattctctttaaagtcacaaactcaataaaattagaacttaaAAAAGATAGACTATATAACCACTATATAACCACTATAAAAAGCTACATCTTAGCCTTAATAATTTTTTCGTGTAAATTTCAGAGTACTAATTTGGTAATGCAAGGAAATGCATTATCAGGGTGATGGGATTAGGTGCTTCAAACTTACATTCACATCAGAATATTCAGAAGCAGTAGCGTGCCTATGTTCGATCTAACTCCTTAAGTTATGTAAAGGATACTAAGCACGCCTTACTTTCTTTCTCCAATCAATCCCCGGCCCTAAGAATGACATAATCTATGCACCTATATATATTGATGAATATGATGATCACCAGGACGAAAAGAAAAGGCACACTTCAATTATATATGAAGTATAAGTTTTTATTCTAGATCTTAAGATTCATCCAAGTCCTCTACACCTCAACTACTCACCATCTTCACCAAGAAATCCGCCTCCTTGGCTTGTCCGACCCACCTGTGTATAGCTTTTGAAGGTGTATGCTCGTTCACAGAAAGTTGAGATGCTTATAGTATTCGTCTCAGTTCGTTTCTAATAATGcatgtcaaaggaccaactcaacaaaaagcttaagctgatggttgaagccccaagattagttttatactctatcacgccccctcacatgaaagccttttgggcttgaagtgtggatgcaACATAGGCCTCCTCATACCCAGCGCGAAATATTCCACTTAGAAAGGAGGGGAGGATGAGATTTGAACCCGTGACCCTTGCGTCAtgctggctctgataccatgtcaaatgaccaactcaaccaaaagtttaagctgatggttgaagccccaagattagttttatactctattaATGCATAATTATGTAGTGTGTATTCTTGGCTGCTAGATGTTGTGTTACTCATTGTCGTAGCTAGGAGGCCATTTTTCTTAGAAAATGCCAAAAACATTTTAGTCAATTGCTTAGAAAAAATGTGATCATGCAGAAATTTTGACTTATCTAGCATCCTTACATGTATAACTTCTCAATTATGGAAAAATCGAACATTCTACAACATGCACTTCGTGTATTGTGTCAACCAAACAATTCAAAAGCTGAAAATGTAATTTTTGATATACTTTTTGTCAACTAATGCTTATTCAATATACATGAAAACATGGAACATATTATGAAACCAAAAATAAATAGGTGAGGTTCAACATCTTTTTAGTGTTAAAGTCAATGAAAATACCAAAGTTGACCTTTTCTTAGCATGTTTTAGTGCAATATGGCTTTTCACTTCACCAATGCGTATTCGTAATTGGAGAAGGTAGCTTCAAGGCCGGTTGTCAATCCAATATCAATAACTAGAAACAGAAATATATTCAGAAAATTTTACACTTCAACATGCTATAATTAACATGCTATACTTCTAGTTGTATAagccttaattaattaatggaaGGAGTTAATCCTTAAACAGTCTATGGTGAAAAAATGACCACAAACCAATATATGTATACATTATAATATATACTACGTACAtccatttcaaaatgatttttacaCTTTCCACTTTAGTTTGTTTCATAATGCTCTTTAAATTGTGCTTTATACTAATTTTTGACATGAAATTTTATTATCTTACCTTTTTTACCCCACAACTTTTACAACTTCCAACTCAACTTCTttaatttactttattttttttttcttacacctacccaactttttacacatttctcttactttatccatttttttttttattatattcatcCATCTTTTTACCCACTTTTctcttttgtcttaatatttgtgcaaatagtaattgtAAAGATTAAATCAATTCGAGATTGACTCTAATCAACTTCATTTTGGATGTGAGCTTGAATACCCTAAATAATGGAAGAAGTAAAGGTATAAAAACTAATTTATCATGCAGAATATGCTATCTCcatttctgaaagttctttacgctttggaatatgggttcaaattatgaaaatattgaccgtaaattctcactattatatacatcaaaacattacatgttagatcttgttagattgttctaagtatatattttcagaatatcaactttttatacttttttcACATATGAAAATGGATTTAATAGTACgaagttaaatattgcattggagtctatgcaaatagtaactgtaaagaattTTCCGAAACGGAGGTAATATGCATTAATCAGGCCTGGAGAACTTAGTAGGTGAAGGCAAAAAAATAGAGTTAAAAAATGACAAAATATCAATAATACTCATTCGATTAAGTTGAAAAAACCCCAATTACATAAAACATCAATAAAATCGATGTTGTAATGTCAATACTATTACAAGGTAGGTACATGAAAATACAATGTGAGAGAAAGATCAATGCTAATTAATCTGCTATTAATTCAAgattaacaaaacaaaaaaaaaccaagcaaattactgaaaataattcaaattaagaCCTAGAAAacaagcatatatatttcaagcaaagatttaacaacaaggcAGTATGTACAGAAGTTCTTACACACGAAAATAACACCAACATTTTAAGCCATGACATACCTAGTGCAGGATTTGATTGTTGTAGGTCTCCCAAGGtcttgaatttatctgaacttctGTAAAACAAATTATTAAGAATCATTTAATCACATTAGTTAAACTAATTATTTCTCGAAAATCaactaatttaaattgtcaATAATTTGGacaaattaagctaattaacaaattaataaccTGTTGACAGATTGATGATGTTCAAATCTGGGAATCCAGGCGGCTGATTGACATAATCATTATAGTAACCACAACTCTCTTGATCATACTTTGAGTTTATCATCTCATAATTGTAATAATTATAAGATGATTGAGGATGAttaacatgattaatatgatgaTTATTAACAATCTTCTTGTTCCGTGTTCTTTCCCTTGCTCGCTCCCTAGCTTCTTCCCTCCTCTTCGACTCCTTTGCAACATTTCGACCATTTTTAAGGTAATTAGTTTCTCTCTTCTTGGTCTCTTCAATTGATGTTTCAATGAACTTAAAATTTGAAGTACTAGCTACCTCATCAATGTCGGCCTTACACTTAGCCAAGAGCCATCCAAGGGTTTTACTAGCCTTATCAAATCCTAACATGTCTTGAAGGTTGAAGAACTCGCGCGCTATGTTCATTGACAATCTTACCCTCCTATCTCTTACCCCTTGAGCAGTAGTTATCTTGGTATGCCTATCTTTCTTGCCGGCTGGCCTATTAGAACTCGACACTCGATTCATCGTTACGTTATTAGTAGGGCATAATATGGTTTCTTGTTGGTTAATTGAAGGTTGAGATGATAAATTGACTATGGAATTATCCGAAATTGGAGGATAATTGGTTGACAATAATTTCTCATGATGAAAGTGTTGAAAGAAAATGTTGTTGCTTTCAGGGTTATCATTACTAGTAAAAGACGGAGACTGGTTATAATACAAAGGTAATGAACTATTATCTGATGAAAACATCtttgaaaaaaattaaagaaaattcaAGTTGATTGTGattttttcaacttttttttttttttgaggaaatTAAATAAGCTACATTTCTTATCAGAAAAGGTTGAGAAATAGAAAGGAAGAAAATGATAAAAGTGGGAAAGAAATGTGTCAAATTTTGTGTGGATGAACAAACATTAATTAGGAAAAAGAACAAGAAGATATATAGGAAACATTATAGGATTTTGATGTTTATTTTTGAGCTAGATGTGAAGACTCATCTATTAATCGAGCCCACAGGAGTACAACTAAAAGAAAATCCCCAGATCTAGGAAGAGTTGATGGGTAGCTGATTCAAAGCCACtcacttgttcttgttgttgttcTAGCTAGAAAGAGAAAGTGagaggatgaagaagaagaagaagaagaaaaggggTTTTGATTACATGATTTTTACCCTATTTGTGGAAATACTGTTTTTTGGTACTGGTTTAATTTTGgatgtttaattatttatggaCAAGATCATGTGACTGAATATGAAAGCAAATATACTATCCTAGATTTGAAGTTATAAATAAAACCTTTagatttttgttttctgttttttttttcctgtagTTTTTATATGACTGCTACATTATTGTTTGCAGAAAACAGGGAAGTAGTTGGTTTGATAAATAAAAGAAAGGCTAAAAGCTTCATAAGCATTTAATGTCTTTTTCATttcagaattagggttttctt
This sequence is a window from Spinacia oleracea cultivar Varoflay chromosome 1, BTI_SOV_V1, whole genome shotgun sequence. Protein-coding genes within it:
- the LOC110786827 gene encoding transcription factor CYCLOIDEA-like yields the protein MFSSDNSSLPLYYNQSPSFTSNDNPESNNIFFQHFHHEKLLSTNYPPISDNSIVNLSSQPSINQQETILCPTNNVTMNRVSSSNRPAGKKDRHTKITTAQGVRDRRVRLSMNIAREFFNLQDMLGFDKASKTLGWLLAKCKADIDEVASTSNFKFIETSIEETKKRETNYLKNGRNVAKESKRREEARERARERTRNKKIVNNHHINHVNHPQSSYNYYNYEMINSKYDQESCGYYNDYVNQPPGFPDLNIINLSTEVQINSRPWETYNNQILH